From one Magnolia sinica isolate HGM2019 chromosome 18, MsV1, whole genome shotgun sequence genomic stretch:
- the LOC131233511 gene encoding tRNA-splicing endonuclease subunit Sen2-1-like — translation MELTGPRWKGKCSAAIALSDPMSNIVLQLQTSLLQSESTVILSGCNVILEAGPEQVELLNRACFGHPIVTAEKDKQWFQLVFEESFYMFHELRCIVILGEDKHPKNIEEIWEYMKSKRKIFPDLYKAYSHLRRKNWVVRSGSQYGVDFVVYRHHPALVHSEYAVLVLSEGDDGANDRLRVWSDLHCSLRLCGSVAKTLLVLTIKKNGERLASSSYLEQYSIEERTIARWRPEQCRDDQMVVRTRNKDH, via the exons ATGGAGTTAACTGGACCAAGGTGGAAGGGAAAATGTTCAGCAGCAATCGCCCTTTCAGATCCCATGTCGAATATAGTCTTACAACTTCAAACTTCTCTtctacaatcggaatcaaccGTGATACTCTCGGGGTGCAATGTTATTCTTGAAGCTGGACCAGAACAAGTGGAGCTACTTAATCGTGCATGCTTTGGTCACCCCATTGTCACGGCGGAGAAAGATAAGCAATGGTTTCAGTTGGTTTTTGAGGAATCCTTTTACATGTTCCATGAGCTCAGATGTATTGTGATTTTAGGCGAAGACAAACACCCCAAGAACATAGAAGAGATATGGGAGTACATGAAATCAAAGAGAAAGATTTTCCCTGATTTATACAAGGCTTATTCTCATCTCAGAAGGAAGAATTGGGTGGTCAGGTCAGGATCTCAGTATggtgttgattttgttgtttaccGTCACCACCCAGCCCTTGTACATTCTGAGTATGCGGTGCTTGTACTCTCAGAAGGCGATGATGGAGCAAATGATCGATTGAGGGTATGGTCAGATTTACATTGCTCACTTCGACTCTGTGGTAGTGTTGCCAAGACATTGTTAGTTCTTACCATCAAGAAAAATGGGGAAAGATTGGCCTCTTCCTCGTATTTGGAACAATATAGTATTGAAGAGCGTACGATTGCTAGATGGAGGCCGGAACAATGTCGAGATGATCAAATGGTAGTTAGAACAAGAAATAA GGACCACTAG